ATTGGTCGGATAGTGAATCGTTGTTCCGGTACATTAAACCCTTTTACAACAAGGAAATATTCATTATCAGGAAGATTCTTCATGTTGGTCTCGATGGTCATCCCTGCGGTTTCGCCCGGCAACAGGGAGATGAAGTTGTCTGTATAGAACGACGGACGTACCGGCTTTCCGGATTTATCCAGCCATTGTACCTGTGTGAAAAATGATAAGGTTTTCCCGGTATTTTTCAGATTTAAAGAAATAAAGTACTTTCCATTTTCCTCTTTAATAGTATACTTCACCTGCACTTTTGTCTTCTTTAAATTATTGATCTCCTGAAATCCAGCAGTAGCAGGTCCGGTCAGGGTCTTTTTGCCCTCGTATTTATTATTGGATCTCCAGTAAAAACTACTTCCTGCTTGTTTTCCTTTATTGTCGAACAATCTCAGTTTGATGAAATGTACATTCGTGATATTTTCAGGAAAATCAATTTTAAAAATATCATTGGCAACTCCGTCTTCGGGTAGATTGACTTTGGCTTCTTTCGAAAATACTTTTTTCATGTTGAGGTCGTACACTTCTGCTGTTACTTTATAGTCGCTGAAAGATTGGTAGAAATCATTTACTACCGAAACCGTGTTTTTCAGGTAATCGAATTGCGGATGCAAAGGTTCGCAGGCATTTTGAGCGGCATATAAAGCGGCTGTCGGTTCCAGGGACCAGTCCCACATCCTTCCGCATACCTGTCTGATGGCCGAATTATGATACCAGTACAAAAATCCTGAGCAATACCGGTCTCCGTAATTCAGTTTATTGTAGTTCCAGACCTCCCAGATGCTTTTGTAATTGAGGGCACCGACAAACTGTCCTTTCATAGCAAACTCATCGATGCTGTTAGACTCACCATATTGATTGGTCAGATCCACATACAAAGTCGACATCTGATGAAATCCGTTTCCGTCCGAATAGTCCCATACCGGTTTATTGATCGGCCACAGGTCTTTTTCCGGCATCATTTCCCTGAGACATTCCACTGTTGGCAGACAAGGGGCTCCATATTCAGGATTAAAACCATCCACGCGGCTTCCCCTATCGGAAGCTGTATTTTCATAATGCCGCATGACATTTACCGTTTTATAAGGACTTCCGTCATGAATCCCTTCTACTTCGGATTGCATCTGATAACCGCGGGTACCGTCAAGTTTAGTTACTAAATCCCTGATATGGGGCATTTCGGTTGACTCATTCGAACATACGTAATAAGCCAGGCTGGGATAATTTCGTATACGTTTAATGGTGGACGTTGCATTGCTCAGGAATAATCCTACATCCTGCGGATGTTTGGTATCGCCGGTCATCCAGAATTCCGTCCATACCATGATACCCATTTCGTCACATAGCTGGAAAAAATAATCCGATTCGGTAATTCCACCTCCCCAGAAACGGATCAGGTTAACGCCTGATTGAGCGGTGTAACGTAGTTCGGCATAAGTACGTTCGTCGGATAAGCGCAACATATTTTCGGGAATCCAGTTGGTTCCCCGGATAAAGATGGGTTTTCCGTTAATATAAAAAGTCCGTGATTTGTCCGGGGTATTCCTATCCGATGTGATCTCACGGATACCAAAACGGGAGGAAATTTCATCTGTTTGGGTTTCGCCGATAAACGTTTTGAAAGTGATATGGTATAATTCCTGTTTTCCTTTATTTAATGGCCACCATAAGCGGGGGTTATTGATCACTAATTGTGGAAATTCTTCCGGAGTAAATATTACCTCTTTTACTTCTCCCCGGAACAGACTAACTTCCTTTTCAAAACGGATGTTTCCTTCTTTGATTTCACCCACTACTTTTACTTTTCGGTTTCCATAGGTAGGATTGTTTATTTCTACGGAAATTGTTTGTCTGGATTGATCATAATCTGGTTTACGCAGTTCCGATTTAACGAAAGGATGCCTTAGTTTAACATCTCCGGTGGTGAATATGGAAATATTCTTCCATATTCCGGTATTCCGGTCGCGGATTCCATCCAGAAAAGTGAAATCCCAGCCGACAGTCATCAGCATGGTTACATTTTTTCCAATTTCTCCATTTCCCCCGTTTTGGAACTCATCCTTGGCTCCGAATGATTTCTGCCCTTTGGGTTTGATGGTACCCGGAACGTCTATAGGGTATACCTTTATAGCCAGTACATTTTTCTGGTCGAATCTGATGTAATCGGTAATATCTACCTGATCCTGTAAAAACATTCCGGATATATAGGTGACCATATTGCCATTAAGCCATATTTCCGCCCGGTAATTGATTCCATCAACCTGGAGCCAGGTCCTTTTCTTTTCATGTTGTGTCTTATCCAGATCAAATTCTGTACGGAACCAGTAAGTATAGAAATCCCTTCCGGCATGGTATAAATCAGGAATTAAACCGGATTCCAGTTTATTATTCACTCCAAAATAAGGTTCCGGATATACCTTGTTGTAGACTAAGGAATTGAGTACGGTTCCGGGAACAATGGCCGGTATCCAGTCGGAAGTAGAAATTTTAGAAGTAGAAATATTTTCGGATTTATCCGTGATATCACCTGCTTTTTTCATTTTCCAGAGGAATTCTCCTCCGTGACCGTCTATTGAGTGGAAGGTATGGATATAATTACGTTCATACCGCACTTCCTGAGAAAATAAAGAATAAGTTAAAAATGAGAAGATTAAAACGATACAAGATGTCTTCATTTTTTTATTTGAGATTATTTATGACATTAAATATATTAATTGTTTTTAATCTAATGGTCTTTTCCTGTGAAAAGTAAAGCCGACAGAAAGGTTTACTGTATTCATATTATCGCAATAATCGCCGATCTCAAACACATAATCTTTAATATCAGGAACTCTTACCTTTTTAGGATATCCCAGATTGCAGGATAATTTCACACGCGCGGAAACATTTTCAGCAACTTTTAAACTATATCCTACCGCAAAATCGCCGGCAATGGAATTAGCATGCATCTTTATACGTTCTCGTTGCGAAAAAATCTGAATTGGTGCGTTCTTTTGCATCATCCATCCAAAACCGGGCGAAACGCTGAAAAATAAAAAATTGTTTCTCTTTTTATCCCAGAACCTGAAAAAAAACAAAACTCCGGCATATTGATAATGAATATCACCGCTTAATAATGTTCGGTAATTATATTTTAAACCGTATCAGATAAATAATATACCATATCCACATTTGCATAAAAGCCTGTTCGTGCTGCGAAATTACTTTTACTTGTCAGATCATCTTCAAATCGAAAAGTTCCGAACTGGTGAGCAACTCCGGCGTCAATATTAATATCCCTTAAGGGATACCATGGAAGAAGTTTATTATTACGCAGGCTTTGAAATACGTTCTTTTTTAAAAATAGTATCGAATCTTTATGGATATAGCCATGGATTTTCTCGTTATCAACGAAAAAAGTAATAGGGTACTGGTCTTTTTCAAGTTTACCTAACCTGCAATTGAGCGTATCCCTATTTATTGTTACTAAAAAATCCTGAGCCTTTGTATCGGGTGGGAAAATAATTATTATCTGCAGGAGAATAAATAATAATCGCACAGTTTTCATTTGGTGGATATTTAATTATTTAATTATTTAATTCTGAGTGGCATAAAAGCAATATATAATAACCATTATACAGGTTGTTATATTAATTGTCCTTCTTCTTTGAGTCTTTTCCGGAGATGTTGGATATCTATTTTATGCACATCATTTTTAGATTGTTGAATGGCGTGCATTGCAGCCATTCCGGCAGCTTCCCCGGTGACCAGGCATGGGGGCATAACACGCAGGCTTCCATGTGCATAATGATCTGTAGACATGCATCTTCCGGCGACAAGAATATTTTGCAGGTTTATCGGGGTCAGGCTACGGTAAGGAATACCGTGTGATTCTCCCTTCTTATAACGGGGATAATGAGTGGCGTCTTTTTTATGTACATCTATATAATAGGCGTTTCTTCCGATGCTGTCATCGAAATCACGACGGGCCTGCCAATCTTCCAAAGTGAAAGTGTAGTCGCATTTAACTCGACGACTTTCCCTGATTCCCAATAATGCACCTGTACCTGCAAGATAGGATGCTGCAAAT
The Bacteroidales bacterium DNA segment above includes these coding regions:
- a CDS encoding glycoside hydrolase family 2, which translates into the protein MKTSCIVLIFSFLTYSLFSQEVRYERNYIHTFHSIDGHGGEFLWKMKKAGDITDKSENISTSKISTSDWIPAIVPGTVLNSLVYNKVYPEPYFGVNNKLESGLIPDLYHAGRDFYTYWFRTEFDLDKTQHEKKRTWLQVDGINYRAEIWLNGNMVTYISGMFLQDQVDITDYIRFDQKNVLAIKVYPIDVPGTIKPKGQKSFGAKDEFQNGGNGEIGKNVTMLMTVGWDFTFLDGIRDRNTGIWKNISIFTTGDVKLRHPFVKSELRKPDYDQSRQTISVEINNPTYGNRKVKVVGEIKEGNIRFEKEVSLFRGEVKEVIFTPEEFPQLVINNPRLWWPLNKGKQELYHITFKTFIGETQTDEISSRFGIREITSDRNTPDKSRTFYINGKPIFIRGTNWIPENMLRLSDERTYAELRYTAQSGVNLIRFWGGGITESDYFFQLCDEMGIMVWTEFWMTGDTKHPQDVGLFLSNATSTIKRIRNYPSLAYYVCSNESTEMPHIRDLVTKLDGTRGYQMQSEVEGIHDGSPYKTVNVMRHYENTASDRGSRVDGFNPEYGAPCLPTVECLREMMPEKDLWPINKPVWDYSDGNGFHQMSTLYVDLTNQYGESNSIDEFAMKGQFVGALNYKSIWEVWNYNKLNYGDRYCSGFLYWYHNSAIRQVCGRMWDWSLEPTAALYAAQNACEPLHPQFDYLKNTVSVVNDFYQSFSDYKVTAEVYDLNMKKVFSKEAKVNLPEDGVANDIFKIDFPENITNVHFIKLRLFDNKGKQAGSSFYWRSNNKYEGKKTLTGPATAGFQEINNLKKTKVQVKYTIKEENGKYFISLNLKNTGKTLSFFTQVQWLDKSGKPVRPSFYTDNFISLLPGETAGMTIETNMKNLPDNEYFLVVKGFNVPEQRFTIRPIRK